A window of the Arachis duranensis cultivar V14167 chromosome 5, aradu.V14167.gnm2.J7QH, whole genome shotgun sequence genome harbors these coding sequences:
- the LOC107491309 gene encoding endonuclease 2, with amino-acid sequence MGSYRIQLVVGIVSSLLFVFPSTQGWGEDGHAIVCKIAQGRLNSRAAAAVKKLLPADAGNDLSSKCSWADHVRFIYTWSSPLHFADTPDALCTFNNQRDCVDQATGTRGRCVVAAIANYTTQLLDYGSVPKSKYNLTQALYFLSHFMGDIHQPLHCGFTTDRGGNDITVHWYTRKENLHHIWDDSIIETEVERFYDSNITDFVNAIQQNIKNEWADQIEDWENCSATDIPCPTTYASESVDDACKWAYKDAEEGSVLENDYFLSRYPIVNLRLAQAGVRLAATLNQILDQGLVMSM; translated from the exons ATGGGTTCCTACAGAATTCAGTTAGTAGTAGGTATAGTCTCATCACTCCTATTTGTGTTTCCAAGTACCCAAGGATGGGGAGAAGATGGGCATGCCATCGTTTGTAAGATTGCTCAG GGTCGGCTGAATAGCAGAGCTGCGGCGGCTGTGAAGAAACTGCTGCCGGCGGATGCAGGAAATGATTTGTCGAGCAAGTGTTCGTGGGCAGATCATGTGAGGTTCATCTACACTTGGTCATCTCCTTTGCACTTTGCTGATACTCCTGACGCCCTTTGCACCTTCAACAACCAGA GAGATTGTGTGGATCAGGCCACTGGAACCAGGGGAAGATGTGTTGTGGCAGCCATTGCAAATTACACCACCCAGCTCCTCGACTACGGGAGTGTCCCAAAATCTAAAT ATAACCTCACACAAGCACTTTACTTCCTATCACACTTTATGGGAGACATTCACCAG CCTCTGCATTGTGGCTTTACCACTGACAGGGGAGGAAACGATATAACTGTTCACTGGTACACAAGGAAGGAAAATCTTCACCAT ATCTGGGACGACAGCATAATTGAAACAGAAGTTGAAAGGTTCTATGATTCTAACATTACTGACTTCGTTAATGCAATTCAACAGAACATTAAG AATGAATGGGCGGATCAAATTGAAGATTGGGAGAACTGCAGTGCTACGGATATCCCATGTCCAACTAC atatgCGTCTGAAAGTGTGGATGATGCTTGCAAATGGGCATACAAAGATGCCGAAGAGGGTTCAGTATTAGAAA ATGATTACTTCCTTTCACGGTACCCAATCGTCAATTTGAGGTTAGCTCAAGCAGGAGTACGGTTGGCTGCAACTCTCAACCAAATTCTTGACCAAGGGTTAGTGATGTCGATGTAA
- the LOC107491307 gene encoding caffeoylshikimate esterase — protein MIPTTQINKPVNHSHSNMNLSLTFRFRSEILSQLHFTPISPIKHPLKKQELHFSTNHKGSKPMNRKLTVTAKKASIEGVSEELNSIASYNLDFAYSRRKVRAAFIEVHQQLDHCLFKNAPEGIRAEEWYERNSRGLEIFCKSWLPRPGVPIKASVCFCHGYGDTCTFFFEGIARRIASSGYGVYAMDYPGFGLSEGLHGYIPNFDDLVDDVIEHYRRIKERPELRELPRFILGQSMGGAVSIKVHLKEPNNWDGMILVAPMCKIADDVMPSDAVMKVLTLLSKVMPKAKLFPNQDLAELAFREPSKRKLAVYNVICYDDNPRLKTGMELLRTTKEIESQVQKVSAPLLVIHGGDDKVTDPLVSRFLYESASSKDKTLKIYEGGYHCILEGEPDERIFAVHDDIVSWLNSRCSTK, from the exons ATGATCCCAACAACACAAATTAACAAACCCGTGAATCACTCTCATTCCAACATGAATCTCTCTCTGACTTTCAGATTCCGGTCAGAGATCCTTTCACAACTTCATTTCACACCGATATCTCCGATCAAGCACCCCTTAAAGAAGCAAGAACTTCACTTTTCAACCAACCACAAGGGATCAAAACCCATGAACAGAAAACTCACGGTGACAGCAAAGAAAGCATCCATTGAAGGTGTGAGTGAAGAGTTAAACTCCATAGCTTCTTATAATCTTGACTTCGCTTACTCGCGCAGAAAGGTCCGTGCAGCCTTCATTGAAGTTCATCAGCAGCTGGATCACTGCTTGTTCAAG AATGCTCCTGAAGGGATCAGAGCCGAAGAG TGGTACGAGAGGAATTCTAGGGGATTGGAAATTTTCTGTAAGAGCTGGTTGCCACGGCCAGGGGTTCCGATTAAGGCCTCTGTATGTTTCTGCCACGGATATGGCGATACTTGCACCTTCTTCTTTGAAG GTATAGCCAGGAGAATTGCATCATCTGGATATGGTGTTTATGCTATGGACTATCCAGGTTTTGGCCTTTCAGAAGGATTACATGGATACATACCAAATTTTGATGATTTAGTTGATGATGTTATCGAGCATTATAGAAGAATTAAAG AAAGGCCTGAGCTGAGAGAGTTGCCTCGATTTATATTGGGTCAGTCAATGGGAGGAGCAGTTTCTATTAAAGTTCATTTGAAGGAGCCAAATAATTGGGATGGAATGATCCTTGTAGCACCAATGTGTAAA ATTGCAGATGATGTGATGCCATCTGATGCAGTTATGAAGGTATTAACTCTTTTATCGAAGGTGATGCCAAAAGCAAAACTGTTCCCAAACCAAGATCTAGCAGAGCTTGCCTTCAGGGAaccaagcaaaagaaaattg GCTGTTTACAATGTCATTTGTTATGATGATAATCCGCGACTGAAAACCGGTATGGAGCTTTTACGAACCacaaaagaaattgaatcacaAGTACAGAAG GTTTCGGCTCCATTATTGGTTATTCATGGAGGAGATGATAAGGTGACGGATCCATTGGTGAGCCGGTTTCTTTATGAGAGTGCGTCTAGCAAGGATAAGACTCTAAAGATTTATGAAGGTGGTTATCACTGCATTCTAGAAGGTGAACCTGATGAGAGAATTTTTGCTGTACATGATGACATTGTGTCTTGGCTTAATTCTAGGTGTTCAACTAAGTGA
- the LOC107491308 gene encoding tetraketide alpha-pyrone reductase 2 codes for MPEFCVTGGTGFIAAYLIKALLEKGYTVRTTVRNPDDVEKVGFLRELSGAKERLKIFKADLLVEGNFDEAVAGVDGVFHTASPVLVPYDNNVQATLIDPCIKGTVNVLNSCIKAKVKRVVLTSSCSSIRYRYDVQQVSPLNESHWTDIEYCKRYNLWYAYAKTIGEKEAWKLAKENGMDLVVVNPSFVVGPLLAPQPTSTLYMILSIVKGVREEYPNTTVGFVHINDVIAAHILAMEDAKASGRLICSSSVAHWSQIIQMLRARYPSYPFAKKCSSLEGDNNPHSMNTTKITQLGFPPFKTLEQMFDDCIQSFQERGLL; via the exons ATGCCTGAATTCTGCGTGACTGGGGGCACCGGTTTCATCGCAGCTTACCTTATCAAAGCCTTACTAGAAAAGGGTTACACTGTGAGGACCACCGTGAGAAACCCAG ATGATGTGGAGAAGGTTGGCTTTCTAAGGGAATTGAGTGGAGCTAAAGAGAGATTAAAGATTTTTAAAGCGGATTTATTGGTGGAAGGGAACTTTGATGAGGCAGTGGCAGGGGTTGATGGTGTCTTTCATACAGCATCTCCAGTGCTAGTTCCTTATGATAACAACGTTCAG GCAACTCTAATTGATCCGTGTATAAAAGGAACCGTGAATGTGCTGAATTCCTGCATCAAAGCAAAAGTTAAACGCGTTGTGCTCACCTCATCTTGCTCTTCCATAAGATACCGTTACGATGTGCAGCAAGTATCTCCTCTTAACGAGTCTCATTGGACTGATATAGAATACTGCAAACGCTACAAC CTGTGGTACGCATATGCAAAGACTATAGGGGAGAAAGAGGCATGGAAACTTGCAAAGGAAAATGGAATGGATCTAGTTGTGGTTAATCCCTCTTTTGTTGTTGGTCCCCTGCTTGCACCACAGCCAACAAGCACATTGTACATGATTCTAAGCATCGTCAAAG GTGTGAGAGAAGAATATCCAAATACAACAGTGGGCTTTGTACACATAAATGATGTGATAGCTGCTCACATATTGGCTATGGAGGATGCCAAAGCAAGTGGCAGGCTCATTTGTTCTAGCTCAGTAGCCCATTGGTCACAAATCATTCAAATGCTTAGGGCCAGATATCCTTCCTATCCATTTGCTAAAAA GTGCAGCAGCCTGGAAGGAGACAACAATCCACATAGCATGAACACCACCAAAATTACTCAATTGGGGTTTCCTCCATTCAAAACCCTTGAACAGATGTTTGATGACTGCATCCAAAGCTTTCAAGAAAGGGGCTTGCTATGA
- the LOC107490930 gene encoding uncharacterized protein LOC107490930, translating to MDDRVVLKIYCYGQILLQTYEGVQFVCENPVDVVIPFTLSFEELKCVICEKIDSQRSRRVSYILYRYPLSVFGGFVQFQTKYVTDEASMHEMFSMYMENRHRMSYIELYVEFEQSEADRNIVLEDYNSESEDEFKSNYEIVGPGEHEDEAGGDMNADVAAVVDALANPYPFQEPSFMRSLDLEAMHAPEFPQYMNPVLPVVADGEFTVGMEFSSREAVIKAMKDYTIRRGVDYQVYESEPTTFYAKCTEYGNGCDWLIRVTKMQKKYCWEIRRYNGSHTCTRSTISQDHSKLDTKIVAEAIKPLVEADPSIKVKSIIAEFQSKFNYTISYRKAWLAKQQAVESIFGGWDASYEALPIWFEAMCHKEPSAVVHFETMPAYQGDDLVPDIRVLHRVYWSYYPCIRAFRHCKPVVQVDGTHLYGKYKGCLLVAVSQNGNNNIVPIAFAIVEGETSDAWYFFLSNLHQHVVTRDGVGLISDRHDSIRSAIERSNGAWSLPRAFHMCCIRHIESNFLRKFKAPYLQKLIVNIGYSRTIREYQMRYERLKERGEAYTNWLDRIPRE from the exons ATGGATGATAGAGTTGTGTTGAAGATTTATTGTTATGGGCAGATTTTGTTGCAAACATACGAAGGAGTTCAATTTGTGTGTGAAAATCCAGTAGATGTTGTTATTCCGTTTACGTTGTCATTTGAGGAATTGAAATgtgtgatttgtgagaagatagaTTCTCAAAGATCTAGAAGAGTATCCTATATTTTGTACAGGTATCCTTTATCTGTGTTTGGTGGGTTCGTTCAATTTCAGACCAAGTACGTGACGGATGAAGCGAGTATGCATGAaatgttttcaatgtatatgGAAAATCGCCACCGAATGTCTTATATCgagttgtatgttgagtttgagCAATCTGAAGCGGACCGTAACATTGTGTTGGAAGATTATAATAGTGAAAGCGAGGATGAATTTAAAAGTAACTATGAGATTGTTGGTCCAGGTGAACACGAAGATGAAGCTGGCGGCGACATGAATGCAGATGTGGCGGCAGTTGTAGATGCACTAGCAAACCCGTATCCGTTTCAGGAGCCTTCTTTCATGCGGTCGTTGGATTTGGAGGCTATGCATGCACCGGAGTTTCCGCAATATATGAATCCAG TGCTTCCTGTTGTGGCGGATGGTGAGTTTACAGTGGGGATGGAATTCAGTTCAAGGGAGGCAGTAATCAAGGCAATGAAAGATTATACCATCCGGAGAGGTGTAGACTATCAGGTATATGAGTCGGAACCGACGACATTCTATGCCAAATGTACAGAATATGGTAATGGTTGTGACTGGTTGATCAGGGTTACCAAAATGCAGAAGAAGTACTGTTGGGAGATAAGGAGGTACAACGGAAGTCACACCTGTACAAGGTCTACTATTTCTCAAGACCATTCGAAGCTGGATACAAAGATAGTTGCAGAAGCAATTAAGCCATTGGTAGAGGCTGACCCGTCTATAAAGGTAAAATCAATAATTGCTGAATTCCAGTCAAAGTTTAACTACACCATCAGTTATCGCAAGGCTTGGTTAGCAAAGCAACAGGCGGTGGAATCAATTTTCGGAGGTTGGGATGCATCGTATGAAGCTTTGCCCATATGGTTTGAGGCCATGTGTCACAAGGAGCCATCAGCAGTGGTTCACTTCGAAACAATGCCTGCTTACCAGGGGGATGATTTGGTTCCTGATATACGTGTACTGCATAGAGTCTACTGGAGTTATTACCCTTGTATAAGGGCCTTCAGACACTGCAAGCCAGTGGTCCAGGTGGACGGGACTCATTTGTATGGAAAATACAAGGGTTGTTTATTGGTTGCAGTCTCACAAAATGGTAATAACAACATCGTGCCAATTGCATTCGCcatagtggagggagagactTCTGACGCATGGTACTTTTTCCTGAGTAACTTGCATCAACATGTGGTGACACGTGATGGTGTGGGACTCATCTCTGATCGACACGATTCTATTAGGTCAGCTATTGAGAGAAGTAATGGGGCTTGGTCTCTTCCTAGAGCGTTCCATATGTGTTGTATCCGACATATTGAATCCAACTTCTTGAGGAAGTTCAAGGCACCTTACTTGCAGAAGCTCATAGTCAATATTG GATACTCAAGGACCATCAGGGAGTACCAGATGCGCTATGAACGATTAAAGGAACGGGGTGAGGCTTACACCAACTGGCTTGATCGGATCCCACGTGAGTAG